The region ATGTGAAAAATGAAAGATGGGAAAAGAACGGGCTGACTCCTGATAAATTACGGGAACTTGATGCCGAGCTGGGCCCGGTTCTGGACGATGCTTTTTCTATTTTGAAAAATCTGGCAGCATAACCATATTACCCTGAAATAAAACAACTTCTACTTACATTCTTTTTTGTATGTATTTCGAAAAAACGCAGAAAAGAAGTACTCACGTGTTTGACAAGGCGGTTTAAAGAAAGTACTTGAGCGGGCATACCAAAGGGAGGATTTACCATGCACGATAAAGTCGAAGCCGCTCTTGACAAGGTCAGACCCCTTCTTCAGGCTGACGGCGGTAACGTTGAACTCGTAGAGGTAACAGACAAAGGCATCGCCAAGGTGCGCTTACAGGGAGCCTGTAAAGGTTGCCCCATGTCCCAGATCACCTTGCGAAACGCAATTGAGCGCACCCTGCTCAAAGAGATTCCCGCTCTCAAAGGCGTCGAGCCTGCTGAATAGAATCAATCCGGCCGGAGCATGCTCCGGCCGGTTGAATATTTAAAGAACGCAGAGTAGCAACTCAGCTGAGAAGACCGCCTTTTAAGGCGGATTTTTTACGTTTTATAACCCGCAATTTTCCAGCCTAAGCGGCGAAGCCCTACTAAAAAGTTTTGGGATTCTTAAACCCTTTTCCCAAAAGGGTTTAAGGCCCCCGGCAGGGCCGCCGGAGGCATCGTTCAGGAGAAAATATCATGGCTAAGACTGTAACCAGATTCGCACCCAGCCCGACCGGGCACCTGCATATCGGCGGAGCACGCACCGCACTTTTCGCATGGCTGCTGGCCAAACACGATGGCGGGGAATTCGTCCTGCGCATCGAAGACACCGACCGCGAACGCTCCAAACAGGAATACACCGACGCCATCCTCGATTCCATGAAATGGCTGGGTATGGACTGGAACGACGATCCGGTCTACCAGAGCGACCGCTTCGACCTCTACAACGGTTACATTGACCAGTTGCTGGACGAAGGCAAAGCCTACTGGTGCGACTGCACTCCCGAACAGGTTGACGCCATGCGCGAAAAGGCCATGAAAGAAAAACGCAAACCCAAATACGACGGCTCCTGCCGCGAGAAAAATCTCGGTCCCGGCGAGAACAGGGTTGTACGTTTCAAGGCTCCGCTCGAAGGCCGTACAAATTTCACAGATATGATCAAAGGGCCCATCAGTGTTGAAAACGCTGAAATGGACGACATGATCCTGCGCCGCAGTGACGGTTCCCCCACCTACAACCTCGCAGTTGTGGTGGATGACCACACCATGGGCGTTACCAGCGTGCTGCGTGGAGATGACCATGTGAACAACACCCCGCGCCAGATCCTGCTTTACAAAGCTCTCGGCTGGGATGTGCCCAAATTCGGCCACGTGCCCATGATCCTCGGCCCGGACAAGAAAAAGCTTTCCAAACGTCACGGTGCCCTTTCCGTCATGGAATACGAAAAAATGGGCTACCTGCCTGAAGCTGTGGTCAACTACCTCGTACGCCTCGGCTGGTCCCACGGCGATCAGGAAATATTCTCCCGTGAAGAGCTGATCGAACTTTTCAACACCGACCATCTCGGAAATTCCCCGTCCGTATTCGACACCAAGAAGCTGGACTGGGTGAACAGCGAATACATCAAGGCCAAGGCTCCGGCGGACCTGATCCCCGGCATGCGCACTTTCCTGCCCGAAGGAGTGGAAGCTGAGGACGCATACCTTGAAAAGATCATCCCCCTGCTGCAGCCCCGCTCCACCAACTACAAGGAAATGGCCGACATGTGCGATTTCTTCCTCGTGGACAGTGCAGCACTGGAATACGATGAAAAGGCCGTGGAAAAAGTATTCAAGCCCGAAGCGGTGGAGATTCTCAAGGAACTCACCGCACGCATCGCGGCGGATGAAGAATACAGCCACGATTCCCTTGAAGCGGTCTGCAAAGGCTTTCTTGAAGAGAAGGAGCTGAAATTCAAAGCCATCGGACAGCCCGTACGCCTCGCGCTCTGCGGACGCACCCAGTCCCCCGGCGGACTCTACGATCTCATGCTCGTGCTCGGCAAAGAGGAAACCGTCGCCCGCATGAACCGCGCTGTTACTTTGGTATAGTTGCGCTTCGCGCGATTGACGATTTGATTTCGCCTCCGGCGGCCAAAGGAGCTAAGCCCCTTTGGAAT is a window of Desulfovibrio sp. JC010 DNA encoding:
- the gltX gene encoding glutamate--tRNA ligase, with translation MAKTVTRFAPSPTGHLHIGGARTALFAWLLAKHDGGEFVLRIEDTDRERSKQEYTDAILDSMKWLGMDWNDDPVYQSDRFDLYNGYIDQLLDEGKAYWCDCTPEQVDAMREKAMKEKRKPKYDGSCREKNLGPGENRVVRFKAPLEGRTNFTDMIKGPISVENAEMDDMILRRSDGSPTYNLAVVVDDHTMGVTSVLRGDDHVNNTPRQILLYKALGWDVPKFGHVPMILGPDKKKLSKRHGALSVMEYEKMGYLPEAVVNYLVRLGWSHGDQEIFSREELIELFNTDHLGNSPSVFDTKKLDWVNSEYIKAKAPADLIPGMRTFLPEGVEAEDAYLEKIIPLLQPRSTNYKEMADMCDFFLVDSAALEYDEKAVEKVFKPEAVEILKELTARIAADEEYSHDSLEAVCKGFLEEKELKFKAIGQPVRLALCGRTQSPGGLYDLMLVLGKEETVARMNRAVTLV
- a CDS encoding NifU family protein, which produces MHDKVEAALDKVRPLLQADGGNVELVEVTDKGIAKVRLQGACKGCPMSQITLRNAIERTLLKEIPALKGVEPAE